The genomic region catcattcgattcatacatataaagctatcttattcgaaggtttaaacttgtaatcactagaacatagtttagttaattctaaacttgttcgcaaacaaaagttaatccttctaacttgacttttaaaattaactaaacacatgttctatatctatatgatatgctaacttaatgatttaaaacctagaaacacgatgaacaccataaaatcggatatacgccgtcgtagtgaatccgggggctgttttggtttggataattaaaaactatgataaactttgatttaaaagttgttcttctgtgaaaatgatttttcatatgaacatgaaactatatccaaaaatcttgtttaaactcaaagtgaaagtatgtttttcaaaatggtcatcaagatgtcgttctttcgacggaaatgactacctctttagtaattgacatgtaacttaatttctaactataaacctatactttttctattggattcttaaattagagttcaatatgaaaccatagcaatttgattcactcaaaacggatttaaaatgaagaagttatgggtaaaacaagattggatatttttgatctttttagctacgggaaatgtttaacaaatctatacaaatcataacctagctaacttatattgtattatacatgttttctaatacaacaacaacaacaacaatacccaatccaacgaaagtggggtatggggaaggtgagtgtagacaatcattcctcgtaccctagattagaaagaagtcactactccacccgcgggtatagaacccgcgcctagataaggtcgtccctccctctactctagcgcaaaagagattgcttcctaaaggacctccagCCCGAAGAGCTCATAAGAACGAAATAGAGAGGGCAAATGATACGTACCTGTACGAGTAATGAGCGCCTAGCAAGAAGCAACCATATACAGTAACCATAAAGGGgacacatatagcagtaatgcacaacagtagggcaaagagcatgaataaaatagtgcacataaccatttaatttcaggtagacatacagacaaacatatatatatatatatatatatatatatatatatatatatatatatatatatatatatatatatatatatatatatatatatatatatatatatatatatatatatatatatatatatatatatatatatatatatatatatatatatatatatatatatatatatatatatacgcacccacacagacacacacatcgatatatatataccacacgaaagcatgaaaaaaaaacaaaaaaaaaacaaacacatgcttaaacataaatacatatagatacattcgtagatatatatacctaggtacagatacaagacagacaaacctacatacaccaatacatgcacttagatacatagatacatatatatatagatacaaacatataCATCGGTACATATATATAGCCTAAAAACATATACATAGATACAAAGGCATATAAACCATTTAGAGGGGTATAAATAGTGTGGTTATTGAATATCTGGTTATAGTTATATATGTAGTTGTATAATAAAAGTAACTAacacaatgaaaaaaaaaaaaaaaaaaacctactcaataattctaattctactcctccacaggctcctatcagaagtcatgtcctccgtcagtaggagctctttcatgtcaagcttcaatctatcctccatcctacgtctaggtctaccccttctccttacgccgccaacggcgagggtctcgactctcctaactggggctaaaagtgggcgcctcctaacatgcccaaaccatctaagtcgtccttccctaagtttgttgatgatgttcccaacttccaatttctccctaaaaactccatttggtatcatatctagcatggtcttaccacacgtccatctaagcatcctcatttctgccacctccatcctcctctcttgggccttcgtcattggccaacactctgatccgtacaacatggctggtctaattgccaccttaaaGAATTTACCTTTCAGTTTAAGTGggaccttcttgtcgcacaacacccctttcgcagccctccacttcaaccaccctactcgtatacgatgcgtcacatcctcatctatccttcccgaaatgtgaagcatcgagcctaaatatctaaaggactcttgcGGGGGTAGAATCTGATCCCCAATTCTGATATCCACTATATCGTCGTGTTCCTCTTCGCCCCCTTGAAATCacatctaaggtactccgatttaagtctgctaatccgtaggccatttgattctaaggcgatcctccattgctctagcctcttgttaagctcatcctgagaatccgaaactaatacaatatcgtcggCGAAAATCAGGCACCATGGGATGTTGTCTTGTATCCTATGAGTCAACTCGTCTAAGATCAAAGCCAAAAGATAAGGGCTAAGGGCAGATCCCTGATGTAAACCAACATCTACCGGGAAAAACTCTGTGTTTCCTACCGTCGTACGTACACGAGTCTTCGCCCcctcgtacatatctctaatagatcttatatatctacttgggactcccctagcattaagagtcttccaaatcagctaacgcgggacacagtcataagctttttccaagtctaagaacgtcatgtgtaggttcttttgcttttccctatacttctccataaggcttctaactatgtgaatcgcttccatcaacgagcgtcctggcatgaagttgaattggttctctgaaacctttgtctcACGTCTGAGCCTCGTCTCGATCACTctttcccaaagcttcatagtatgactgagtaactttatgcctctatagttactacataattgcgcatctcccttgttcttgtaaatgggaataacctcaaagagtctccattccataggcatatTTGCGCTTCTAAACATcgtgttgaaaaggtttgtcaaccaTCTAACCCCGTCACCTCCTAGGCACTTCCACGCCTCAATCGGAATTTGGTctggtcctactgctttgtttctccccatctttcgtagggcCAATCTAACTTCCTCCTGATTAATCCTCGTGCAGAAACAGTTGTTTTGAAACTCCTGAACCTCGTGGGGTTCACCGTTCCGCTCTGGTCTTCCCCTACCGAAAATGGATGCAAAATATTCTTCCCATCTTTTTCTAATAAGGTCTTCTCTCACTATACTTTGCCCTGCTACATCCTTGATATATTTGATGTTACCTAAGTCCCTCCTTCCtcgctccctagctttggctatcctaTATATGTCATTAGCTCCCTCTTTAGAGTCTAGTTTTCTATATAAGTCTTCATATGCTTTGTCTTTTGCAATTGCTacagccttcttagcttctcttttagcttctttatatctttcttctaccctagttctctcttcaggtgtcccttctccaagagtaatgagctccctaaacctcgtCTGCTTTAACGTGACTTTCGATTGGACATCGTCACTAAGCCACCACGGCTCTCTTCTACTCTTATGGGCTCTCGATGTCCCTATATCCACTCCTAAGGTCTCTTTTGCCACATCTCTGATAATGGACGCCATGCGATTCCATATCTGGTCTGCATCCGTAGGGGCAATATAATCCTCTTCTACACTCAATCTATTAACAACAATCGCTCTAAAAGTCTCCGCATTCGCTCCATAGAGGTTCTTCCAAAGGATTCTAGGTTGTACAGCCCTAGCCCTCCTGCCAACTCTTCCCCTAGTGACTAGGTCCATGACCAGCAATCTGTGCTGGGAGGAGCACGTCAAAGCTGGAAGGACCTTACAGTCCTTACATGTCCTAAGTTCCCCTTTACGAAGAAGCAAAAAGTCAATCTGGGTGCTGCGACCCCCGCTATGGAATGTGGCTAACTGAGCATCCCTCTTCTTGAAGAAAGAGTTTGCTACCACCAACTCGTGGGCAATGGAAAACTCAAGAATTGAGCGCCCCTCTTCATTTCTAGGACCAAACCCAAAGCCACCATGGGCTCCCTCATAACCTTCTGCCTCCACTCCTATATGTCCATTCAGATCACCACCTATAATCAGTCGATGGTCGGCTGGGCACCCCCTCACCACCTCATCTAACAATTCCCAAAAACTCTTCTTTTCAAAATCACCTAAACCCGCATGAGGTGCGTATGCACTAATGACCATGAAAGTCTCCTCCTTAATAATTAaactaaccgacataatcctatcgctaaacCTGCCCACGTCAACAACGTTATCTTTATGTAGTTTTCCTAAAAAGATACCTACCCCGTTTCGTGCTATCCTAGAACCCGAGTACCACAACGTATAGTTCTGAATCTCTATTGCCTCTTcacccttccatctagtctcttgaacaCACACTATGTCTACCTTACTCTTAAGAAAGGTATCAACGAGCTCAATCCTCTTACCAGTCAAGGTTCCTATATTCCAACTACCCACTCTAATCTTACCAACGGTGGCTACCCTACAACCTCCTCTAACCCCTCTAGGCCTACCCACCCCTAAAACAGGAGAACATGACCTCAAGTGACCAAAACTATGCGAAGGATCTATATTACTTTGTGCACTAAAAAGATGACCAAGTACAAGCTAAACAATATGAATAAGATAAATTCGTATAAATTGTAAATTATAATATTTAGAACTAAAAAAGGATATATAAATGTAAGTTATACTATAATATAAATTACAACTAGGCGgtatatcaataaaagaataataTATAATCCAATATAGTCAAATAGGAgagaaagaaaggaaaaaaatatatatatgtatatataagaagaATTTATACCCAATGGAAAATacttaataaatttatataaaaaaaaatctattAGATGGAAACTTAATATACTATAGCTACAAaaatattactcttaattcggggaAAGCACAGGTTGTAAAGGCGTAAAAAAAAAAGACAAACAACATAAAAGTTTAAGTTATGAAAACCAAATAGAAATTGTACAGTAAGGTTGGCTACAGAAAAGTTAGGTTATGGAGAAGAGAAATTTAAGGGTCAGAGAAAACAAACACAGCCTTATGAGGATGAAGGAGTTCCAGCAGCAGCGGCTCCCGACGACAAAGAGGTAGCAGCAAACAGCGACTTAGCTAGGTTTCTGGATCGCGAGGACTTTTGTTACAGGCTCCGTTATATTACCTGCGAGAAAAAAAAAAGACCGGGAACTATTCCGGTGACCTGAGAGGCGGCGCGTGGTGGCGCGTTGTGAGAGGTTTGCCGGCGAAAGTTATACTCTCAGGTTCAGAAAATTGCTGCGATTTTGATGGTGCCGGTGACGGCTTCTAATTTGATCCAAGCTAAGAGCAATTTAAGTTTAAATGTAATAGGTGGTTGTTTGCTTTTTAGGGTGGAGCAAGGCAGAGAGAAAGAGACGTTAGAAgagagaacaaccatagacatatcATATcttcccatgtatatatattatttggaacaaccatagacactctatatgcagtaatgttggagttagctatatagggttgaggttgattccaaaaatatatatactttgagttgtgatttagcctgagacgtgtatacactgggtcgtggattgattcaagataatatatatcgatttatttttgtacatctaactgtggacaactagttgtagcttactaacgaggacagctgacttaatacactcaaatctttaaaacataataaaaatggttgtaattatattttgatcatactttgatatatatgtacatatttgtataggttcgtgaatcgatctgtggccaagtcttatttctgaggaaggaaatatctgtgaaagtgagttatagtcccacttttaaaatctaatatttttgggatgagaatacatgcaggttttataaatgatttacaaaataggcacaagtacgtaaaactacattctatggttgaattatcgaaatcgaatatgcccctttttattaagtctggtaatctaagaattagggaacagacaccctaattgacgcgaatcctaaagatagatctattgggcctaacataccccatccaaagtaccggatgctttagtacttcgaaatttatatcatatccgaagggtgtcccggaatgatggggatatacttatatatgcatcttgttaatgtcggttaccaggtattcaccatatgaatgatttttatctctatgtatgggatgtgtattgaaatatgaaatcttgtggtctattgttacgatttgatatatataggttaaacctataactcaccaacatttttgttgacgtttaaagcatgtttattctcaggtgaatactaagagcttccgctgttgcatactaaaataaggacaagatttggagtccatgtttgtatgatattgtgtaaaaactgcattcaagaaacatatgtcgatgtaatatatttctattgtaaaccattatgtaatggtcgtgtgtaaacagtatattttagattatcattatttgataatctacgtaatgtttttaaaacatttattgataaaataaaggttatggttgttttaaaaatgaatgtagtctttgaaaaaaggtctcatatagaggtcaaaacctcgcaacaaaatcaattaatatggaacgtttataatcaatatgaacgggacattttacctGGGGcatctggaaaatttattttcagatatttcgtttcgagtagatgactttttgtttaagactcgcctaaatccgatatacggtttaggatttataaccttccgaaaatcactacgccgttgtaacgacgtgctgaaaattctgacctactcgcgcttgaaccgtcgtcacggtcaaacgacattgagttaggatctgaaaattggatagcggtatgaggactcacatacggagccttggccactgaccacgcaacttttcggtttgtatagaggtcgaaacagctgtacgaagtcagccttttgttttgatctctatttttATTGAAAACTTACTCTATcttttaagaatgatgatgatgatgatacttaagacttaatttattcactttaaaaccttttgggacaatatactgacttagtaacctttgacttaggttgaggacctttcggaccgacttactacttgcatacttttcatatcgacttttaccgcatttatcactgtgagttatagctccctttctactttactatttttgggactgagagtacatgcgctttttatgttttacttacttgacacgagtacttaaactttatatatgtgtgagttatataacggcataaacttccccttagcacggtaacgtttaactattagtTTTTGAactggtagacgcgaatcttagatatggatccatagggtttgacatccccactcgggctagtcgcgctagcatttaacgggtgtttaatacttctagaatatacgcactcgccaagtgtacttttagggggtaatatattatttttacgttaagttagttaccgggtgcccatggataagcatatacttttcatactgttttgaaaacaaaatctcgtagtctacattatatcgttaattacaaaaactatagctcatcaacattcgtgttgactttttagcatgttttattctcaggtaactaagacgcttattgcttccgctgtaatagactgatgtgttagacttccgctgtatTGTTTAgaaatgtctcaatcatggaactttttatcttgcattcacaacttatgttatgtttgaataatggctttgtaatgacctttgagtcacgtacttatgtttatgctttatattcgtagaagcacgttatcttttgtaaaacttttgacgttatcttttcatgaatgcaaaactggtttttaaacagcatatagtgtttgaccttgtaatgatcctgttgttgatgatccgtacacgatgattttgtacggggcgtcacagtaagTAAGAGAGTTATCTTATAATCATAAGATATATCTTGTCATCGTCATATGTGATTTCCCCTAAAGTGTTACACGTGAAATGTAGGAGAAGATGGAGAGAAAGAGTTTCAGGGGCATGTAGGGTGCTGCTTAAGGCTACCTTGGAAAGAGAGTACACGATTCAGCAAGTGAGAGTAATCGAGCATAAGGTACATCGGGTGTTTTGATATTATAAACCGAGTGGAAAAGTAGAGTATAGATTGGCTTTACCATAAGAGCAAAATGACGTATCAGGAGTCAGGTGTTAGATGGCAACGAGGTTAATACTAGTGTGTTCACAAAAAGGATACGAGTTTAATGGTTGGTAGTGGTGGTGAGATCTAACTATTTTAGAATTAAGGAGCAATCGTGGTTAAAAATTTGtgaatttaaatttgaatttttgggCAGGGAAAAAGTAAGTTAGGAGGTACACTCAATATAGGCCTTTTTATGACTGTTTGTTACAAAGTAGCTGTAGTCGAAGTTTAAACATTTGAAGTGACATAAATGGTTAAACAAAATTTTTATAATGTATAATTTTGTAATTTTTCATTTCATAAGCTCCTAAGAGCAAACGGTATCGCATGTATGTTCTGGTGTCGTTAGTGACCGATGGTCGGCCTACACTGCGCTGGCGTCGGTTCGGCAGTTTTGGTCACAAGGTCGCCCAAGTAGCGGTGGTTTTGGATGAATCATGAAGCCCAACTTTGAATTTTATAACAGTTGATGCCAacggatttattattattattattattaattttaatcctATTATAAATACTACTAACCACTTAACATTTTTACACACCATTTCAAATAACCCTATTCAACTTCTCTTTAAAACACATTCTAAATTTCAACAATTTCCAttgaataacatatatatatatatatatatatatatatatatatatatatatatatatatatatatatatatatatatatatatatatatatatctgtgtgtgtgtgtgtttgtgtgtgtgtctcAATAACAGCGATATCATAGCAATCGGCGTTTATTTTGGAGGGAGTTTGACTAAAAAAAATGTAAGCGAATGGCTCGAAAAAATCGTTTAATGAAATAAACATTTGTGGCTTTGAGTTATTGACATTGTATGTGTTACTTGAAGAAGAAGTACCTTCCCTTTACACAGAAGTTTTGTATTTCAGCGACGACACACATAAATTTGAATATCTTAATTATTCACAGAAATGGTATGAAATCGTAAGGGAAGcagttggttagtgatccaatgataatattcaaatgttaatcactttgttttgatgatgacaccaagtcttaagTGCTTAAAAGCATATAGCACAACACAAGTTCACGAGCCTACATGATCTTTAGCAAATGATGGATAAACATAATAAACAAGTCAAAAGAGTCCTTTGAAAAACTCAGGAAGTACACTGATTGAACCACGTTCGACCGCAGGTTAGACCGTGGGTGTCCTGTACCTTGGTTTCTGAGAAACCAGGTACATGGTCACGGCTGACCGTGGATAGATCGCAGTTCTCTCTGTCcaaatttttgaccaaataaagtttgaccacttcggggcatctataattcacaAAACGTGTTTGAACATGGTTAGAATAGTTTCCCTCttcatatccaaaagagttttGGTCTCTAGGATGTTAATCTCGCTTAATATCACCTAATGACGTCTTAATGACACTTTAGCTTGTGATTAATGTTAAACACATAAGTGTTGCTAAATGTCCTTTTGCAAGTCATCCTTTTTAAATCTAAAATAAATGTAGAcatgattaggatggtcattaaaGTTCCAACTAAATAGATGCTCTCTACTTGATTAATCATTAAGCATTACTTATACGCTTAAGTATGCTTATCTCTTTATGATTAGTGTAATTCTCTAGAAGTCTTCATGTAAAACAAATTGGTCTTATTTGGAGTGTTGAATGTAACTAATGAAAGAATATACTTGCAACTAAATGTTGACAAAATGCATGGAAGACTTGTGATACGATCTTTAGAAGCTCGTGGTTTGTCAAAGGATCAAAATTCTGCATTTTCCATAAAGAGAAATCAATGACACA from Rutidosis leptorrhynchoides isolate AG116_Rl617_1_P2 chromosome 9, CSIRO_AGI_Rlap_v1, whole genome shotgun sequence harbors:
- the LOC139868974 gene encoding uncharacterized protein; the encoded protein is MACQTGIKNRPPLQTSPANGLPNGLPALVLGHLFSAQSNIDPSHSFGHLRSCSPVLGVGRPRGVRGGCRVATVGKIRVGSWNIGTLTGKRIELVDTFLKSKVDIVCVQETRWKGEEAIEIQNYTLWYSGSRIARNGVGIFLGKLHKDNVVDVGRFSDRIMSVSLIIKEETFMVISAYAPHAGLGDFEKKSFWELLDEVVRGCPADHRLIIGGDLNGHIGVEAEGYEGAHGGFGFGPRNEEGRSILEFSIAHELVVANSFFKKRDAQLATFHSGGRSTQIDFLLLRKGELRTCKDCKVLPALTCSSQHRLLVMDLVTRGRVGRRARAVQPRILWKNLYGANAETFRAIVVNRLSVEEDYIAPTDADQIWNRMASIIRDVAKETLGVDIGTSRAHKSRREPWWLSDDVQSKVTLKQTRIAKARERGRRDLGNIKYIKDVAGQSIVREDLIRKRWEEYFASIFGRGRPERNGEPHEVQEFQNNCFCTRINQEEVRLALRKMGRNKAVGPDQIPIEAWKCLGGDGSYYEALGKSDRDEAQT